In one Arachis duranensis cultivar V14167 chromosome 9, aradu.V14167.gnm2.J7QH, whole genome shotgun sequence genomic region, the following are encoded:
- the LOC107466656 gene encoding uncharacterized protein LOC107466656, which produces MHSVKVGWVGQTFALAKRNESDGRKSRIRRSKEERKAMVETFIKKYQESNNGNFPSLNLTHKEVGGSFYTVREIVRDIIQENRVLGPAKFALQELTSDHFYELNPLGSIATDPQSVLAASSSKVHLEESNSIDTTDKKLCASDEYHTRAEHWEVDNGHVINVSQVDIINKETIESTVVSDGSHGGFEHQVVDKNHIIEGSQVDEADNGVGESTVVSGEPYDGAEHQIVDKEKVINGSQVDVTKKEFSESSIPQLLVKVNPVTEDLIVETFPIRPVASTNDEIEVLGELRDSSNSPENNIEVLELEGHQEGSELNGIETPKTTSLVDEKIEDGVKNHLLNNTAQDEVKSLGGTLVESTEQSTHQETFSRESEVCTEPQVQVSHHNTTSEAINQNQLVDGAKASIQDDTRAKSMTGTCYEKSQLSEEALQKVNKLKVDGEIAGNSQGRSNATLDRINLESWDGTPKNSAKQETNPLVAIFKAIVDAFVKLWSE; this is translated from the exons ATGCATTCGGTAAAGGTTGGTTGGGTGGGGCAAACATTTGCCCTTGCAAAGCGTAATGAATCCGATGGGAGGAAGTCTCGGATTCGACGTTCAAAGGAGGAAAGAAAGGCAATGGTTGAAACCTTCATAAAAAA GTACCAAGAGTCGAACAATGGGAACTTTCCATCTCTTAATCTTACCCACAAAGAAGTTGGCGGCTCCTTTTACACAGTACGAGAGATTGTCCGGGatataattcaagaaaatagAGTGTTAGGTCCTGCTAAGTTTGCTTTACAGGAGCTAACTTCAGATCATTTTTATGAACTCAATCCATTGGGTTCAATTGCCACAGATCCTCAATCTGTTTTGGCTGCATCTTCAAGTAAAGTTCATCTTGAAGAAAGCAACAGTATAGATACAACTGACAAGAAGCTTTGTGCTTCTGATGAGTATCATACTAGAGCTGAGCATTGGGAGGTTGACAATGGGCATGTCATTAATGTTAGCCAGGTAGACATCATAAACAAGGAAACCATTGAATCTACTGTTGTATCTGATGGTTCTCATGGTGGATTTGAGCATCAAGTGGTTGATAAAAACCATATTATAGAAGGTAGTCAGGTAGATGAGGCTGACAATGGAGTTGGTGAATCTACTGTTGTTTCTGGCGAACCTTATGATGGAGCTGAGCATCAGATTGTTGACAAGGAGAAAGTTATAAATGGTAGCCAGGTGGATGTGACGAAGAAGGAATTCAGTGAATCTTCGATTCCTCAGTTGCTGGTAAAAGTAAACCCTGTGACAGAAGACTTGATAGTAGAGACATTTCCAATAAGGCCTGTTGCTAGTACTAATGATGAAATAGAAGTTCTTGGAGAGTTGAGAGACTCGAGTAATTCACCAGAGAATAATATAGAAGTGTTGGAATTGGAAGGACACCAGGAGGGGTCTGAATTAAATGGTATAGAGACCCCAAAGACTACTAGTTTAGTGGATGAAAAAATTGAGGATGGTGTTAAAAATCATTTATTAAACAACACTGCTCAAGATGAAGTGAAAAGTTTAGGAGGGACATTGGTGGAAAGCACAGAACAGTCAACCCACCAAGAAACATTTAGTCGTGAATCAGAAGTTTGCACTGAACCTCAAGTTCAAGTATCGCACCATAATACTACCTCTGAAGCCATTAACCAAAACCAGCTGGTGGATGGAGCTAAG GCGAGCATTCAAGATGATACCCGAGCCAAAAGCATGACTGGTACTTGTTATGAGAAATCTCAACTATCAGAGGAAGCTTTGCAGAAAGTTAACAAACTCAAAGTTGATGGGGAAATTGCTGGCAATTCCCAGGGAAGAAGCAACGCTACTTTAGATAGGATCAATCT AGAATCATGGGACGGAACACCTAAGAATTCTGCAAAGCAAGAAACCAACCCTCTTGTAGCCATCTTTAAAGCAATTGTTGATGCTTTTGTGAAACTTTGGTCGGAATGA
- the LOC107466671 gene encoding putative F-box protein At5g50220, with product MTEAEHIPEEIVANILRRLPPKSLIRCTAVSKSWRDLILTPSFGHHCHSLVICNPSLRRYVSLPRPRHYRSLYTATVAFAFDPLHQDYKVVRLSCMVDDERYGFSAPTVEVYSLATGFWRTLSGSTPVCSLACVGKDAPHGFVNKIVHWGAQRREGDYGWYHFVLSFDFVHEVFGEVLLPESLAYAPEDSVTVIGGREELSVFSVGGGFPSCCEIWVMKEYGVVESWNKVFSFTLRGFSLEVPAWGISVANVTSPPVALCIRKSGEVLLLMDETGKGNLYSLDIERKRFTELGIGGEGYTWYLYSGYYAESLVLLNNVSGLVSY from the exons ATGACGGAGGCGGAGCACATCCCGGAAGAAATAGTAGCCAACATCCTCCGCCGGCTGCCGCCCAAATCCCTAATCAGATGCACCGCCGTCTCTAAATCATGGCGGGATCTCATCTTAACACCTTCCTTCGGCCACCACTGCCACTCCCTTGTCATCTGCAACCCTTCTCTCCGCCGCTACGTCAGCCTCCCCCGACCCCGCCACTACCGTTCTCTCTACACTGCCACTGTTGCCTTCGCCTTTGATCCTCTCCATCAAGATTACAAGGTTGTCAGGCTCTCATGCATGGTCGACGATGAAAG GTATGGTTTCAGTGCACCCACTGTTGAGGTTTACTCTCTTGCAACTGGGTTTTGGAGAACTTTGAGTGGTTCTACTCCTGTTTGTAGTTTAGCTTGTGTGGGTAAGGATGCTCCGCATGGTTTTGTCAACAAGATTGTGCATTGGGGTGCACAACGCCGGGAGGGTGATTACGGATGGTACCATTTTGTGCTGTCGTTTGACTTTGTTCATGAGGTGTTTGGTGAGGTGTTGCTTCCGGAGAGCTTGGCTTATGCGCCCGAGGACAGTGTCACAGTCATTGGGGGTAGGGAGGAGCTTAGTGTGTTCTCCGTTGGTGGGGGATTTCCCTCCTGCTGTGAAATTTGGGTGATGAAGGAGTATGGTGTTGTGGAGTCTTGGAACAAGGTCTTTAGTTTCACGTTGAGGGGGTTTAGTTTGGAGGTGCCGGCATGGGGGATATCGGTGGCTAATGTGACTAGTCCACCAGTGGCATTGTGCATCAGGAAGAGTGGAGAGGTGTTGCTGCTTATGGATGAGACAGGAAAGGGAAACCTGTACTCGCTGGATATCGAGAGGAAAAGATTTACAGAGCTCGGAATTGGAGGGGAGGGATACACATGGTATCTATATTCTGGTTATTATGCAGAAAGCTTGGTTTTGCTGAACAATGTAAGTGGTTTGGTGTCTTACTGA